From the genome of Gemmatimonas phototrophica, one region includes:
- the sprA gene encoding cell surface protein SprA codes for MTHLLFETVPWPHGQAPGGERVVPHDRSSVRRLFKAVLGAVVTAGSLLATPLAAQVTPIRLPLPPAARLLRDSLVLRTSGRPGALDRSPAIRPDPAGVGERAVQAATRLRRERFADAWARTVVRANLAALAPVGPAVAGPPGSLQNAAPAPTPGALVPLAPQKPAEANPVANAADFLSDIGDLGISLNSRLESKVQRSRNERCTTAQLTIVGNNCSGIFQPAFDFQFNVRSGGVVADRVFVNVDYDSQREFDASNNISVRYQGKSDEILQTLEVGNVTFQPPASRFLTSGIPSGNYGVQATGQLGPMRFTSIVAQQKGNVSKDNVFTVGERTQQQVDRVIEDIQIETRRFFFTIDPRQLPGYPNVDLLNRQQMQQLAAALPDSVRPVRLYLYRQLVGAANQNPRGPQFSVRGARNNSRQIYEVLRENVDYYVDPSMLWIALVRPLNLNNERLAVAYEVNVNGQAGRNPNTGGTPDIEFTAEPQFANLLWEPELQPNNPAYFFREIKSVYRLGGEDLLRQSIGMKLVTGTSGDQEKPIDPSRGETYLQLFGLAQPTNSASFDVENRVWPRPNDPNFRANFSGGGQQKLIPDYFVFFPSVQPFARTGLAQPAANPANDTLYRYPNEYLYSAQRPQAIYRMAVSYQSEGGGNSQSIRLSTIQVRPNSERVAIEGRELVKEQDYTIDYDLGLITFNRPDTLFARPRQVSVRYEENPLFAAAPTTILGFASQFPLENGQIAFTAISQQQRSSLNRPPLGFEPVGSLVAGVTAALQWDASALTSLLTKLPFTPSSSRSRIAFQGEFAMSKPQPNAAGQAYIESFEGEAERQLPMSEAAWYFGSRPALGNSLAGVGSSVFSLNRATTMAFQNNGVDVGGNFVQFNIQQIDPAVRIVGGGVLPAEQLLWMTLYPLKTGGIFDFEPGTANRRFAWTVGDNSLAGPTPTGRRWRSMRTILSPSGTDLSRIENIEFFALVRSEDNKVRRNPTLIFDFGDISENSVAFAPETLTVNAPVRPGLPVDSTYRGKRFVGYNRLDSERDPLSRAFNAVENDRGVAGDVADTLVVVNRTSGAPVVTTQNRVPICTQSLQVVQVLGDSRANCTVRNNRLDEEDIDLDGQLNLDANATEQEQLKRFVVDLGDKRNWTRVGRCYQQRDSTSAGVTSDSLCWVQVRLNWRAPAEELNTPNDRRMRAMRLTMVSSAAAADDEFSRIALARLRLVGAPWLKRGTEPLSGAAGDSAGTVGGYVVASVVGTLDSTATLPYSAPPGVAEAPENRQSGYENQRIQVNERALRLQTGLPGRQFRTYDRAEAFFRFPEGTKTFMGYRTLRLWMRGRGNGWGENGELNGYVKIGRDEHNFYMYRTPVNAGPSQSDWLPEVRVDLTRFQMLRARLENAFLTGSADSVQCSGADLELIKRSGKPRGLAVRRYAVCEDGYIVYSADPAVTPPNLAGVQELAVGMVRMDSVSRGGTGIMAGDTLELWVNDVRLTDVVDDVGFAGEVGVSMNAGDLADFRVNLSRRDPNFRQLNETPSFLTTSGVSVGTTLHLERMLPARLGIALPLTVDYASSGIDQLFINRSDVRAEGIDGLRNPRDRRVNYSLSLRRVAPLEKGWYAPLVNGLTLGGTWSTSGSQSAFQELSTSSYVMSGGLNLASDIRESKLPGFVDALFRLLPQRLRQSDGVRAFREQRIRWSPTAFRLSSSLARNSNATTSFTKAAASLTDTGQVTTGLTHFWQNNASLEFRPTPTLAASVQARQLLDLRDYRLAEAQPDSTDRGQAAYAERLSLLGSNLGLERERTLTSTLNFSPSTISWLRPRIDFTSNFTLNKDPNARALLREQDTTGAFRLPKRLGAAQSLNLGTTLDLARFTTARTRERTLMRRVGMLFAPIDLQWQQSLTSNYDNTAFIPGFGYQFGLGGVDMFRGLDSRLATTAGRLRRGTLSGALNLPFSLTVQSRVENGTTETWTRRTLDGFQAVITSTQIVRPDFTVRWSWRPNRLKKVISLLNVNGRYLVSEQETTIPNETGGLADRSRLIARSQPLSTTITWTFLGNLATNASLDRQRREELRPGAVTSGDTKRMSFDVTRSFRLPKKWNTRNGQMRTSLSYQSEENSSIVNGTSVSNGDDAAVAPQTSVLTNNGRRAFNLNANTDLSELVSFTLTGSRIINFDRNYNRQTSNIIFSAVLQLRFFAGEMR; via the coding sequence GTGACGCACTTGTTGTTTGAGACCGTACCATGGCCCCACGGGCAGGCGCCCGGCGGGGAACGCGTGGTACCCCACGACCGGAGTTCGGTGCGCAGGTTGTTCAAGGCGGTCCTTGGGGCCGTGGTGACCGCTGGATCCCTGCTGGCGACCCCCCTCGCCGCCCAGGTTACCCCCATCCGGCTCCCACTCCCGCCCGCGGCCCGGCTCCTGCGCGATTCCCTCGTGCTGCGCACCTCCGGCCGCCCCGGGGCGCTTGACCGTTCCCCCGCTATACGCCCCGACCCGGCCGGCGTCGGGGAGCGTGCCGTGCAGGCCGCCACCCGCCTCCGCCGTGAACGGTTCGCCGACGCCTGGGCCCGCACCGTGGTCCGAGCCAACCTCGCCGCCCTCGCTCCGGTCGGTCCCGCGGTGGCTGGCCCCCCCGGCTCCCTGCAAAACGCCGCTCCTGCGCCCACCCCGGGAGCCCTGGTCCCCCTGGCCCCGCAGAAGCCCGCCGAGGCCAATCCGGTGGCCAACGCCGCTGATTTCCTCAGTGACATCGGCGACCTGGGTATCTCGCTCAACTCCCGCCTCGAATCCAAGGTCCAGCGCAGTCGCAACGAACGCTGCACCACCGCCCAGCTCACCATCGTGGGCAACAACTGCTCCGGCATCTTCCAGCCGGCCTTCGATTTCCAGTTCAACGTGCGATCCGGCGGCGTCGTGGCCGACCGCGTCTTCGTGAACGTGGACTACGACTCGCAACGCGAGTTCGACGCCTCCAACAACATTTCCGTTCGGTACCAGGGCAAAAGCGACGAAATCCTGCAGACGCTGGAGGTGGGCAATGTCACCTTCCAGCCCCCGGCGTCGCGCTTCCTCACCTCCGGTATCCCGTCGGGCAACTACGGCGTGCAAGCCACCGGGCAGCTCGGGCCCATGCGCTTTACCTCCATCGTGGCCCAGCAAAAGGGCAATGTCTCCAAGGACAACGTCTTTACCGTCGGCGAGCGCACGCAACAGCAAGTCGATCGGGTCATTGAGGACATTCAGATCGAAACGCGCCGGTTCTTCTTTACCATCGACCCGCGCCAGCTCCCGGGCTATCCCAACGTGGATCTGCTCAATCGCCAGCAAATGCAGCAGCTGGCGGCCGCCCTCCCCGATTCGGTGCGTCCGGTCCGGCTGTACCTCTACCGCCAGCTGGTCGGTGCCGCCAACCAGAATCCGCGCGGCCCGCAGTTCTCCGTGCGCGGCGCACGCAACAACTCGCGGCAGATTTATGAAGTGCTGCGCGAAAACGTCGATTACTATGTCGACCCGTCCATGCTCTGGATTGCCCTCGTTCGGCCGCTCAACCTCAATAACGAGCGCCTGGCGGTGGCCTACGAGGTGAACGTGAACGGGCAGGCCGGCCGCAACCCCAATACCGGCGGGACGCCCGACATCGAGTTCACGGCCGAACCGCAGTTCGCCAATCTGCTCTGGGAGCCGGAACTCCAGCCCAACAACCCGGCCTACTTCTTTCGCGAAATCAAATCGGTCTATCGCCTCGGTGGCGAAGACCTGCTGCGCCAGTCCATTGGCATGAAGCTGGTCACCGGGACGTCGGGGGACCAGGAAAAGCCCATCGACCCGTCGCGCGGCGAAACGTACCTGCAGCTCTTCGGGCTCGCGCAGCCTACCAACTCGGCCTCCTTCGACGTGGAGAACCGCGTCTGGCCGCGCCCCAACGATCCCAACTTCCGCGCCAACTTCTCCGGCGGCGGTCAGCAAAAGCTCATCCCCGACTACTTCGTCTTCTTCCCGTCGGTGCAGCCCTTTGCGCGCACCGGGCTGGCCCAGCCGGCAGCCAACCCGGCCAACGACACGCTCTATCGCTATCCCAACGAGTACCTCTATTCGGCGCAGCGACCGCAGGCCATTTACCGCATGGCGGTCAGCTACCAGTCGGAAGGAGGCGGCAACAGCCAGTCCATCCGGCTCTCCACCATTCAGGTCCGCCCCAACTCGGAGCGGGTGGCTATCGAAGGGCGCGAACTGGTCAAGGAGCAGGACTACACCATCGACTACGATCTGGGGCTCATCACCTTCAATCGTCCCGATACGCTCTTTGCGCGCCCGCGGCAGGTTTCGGTGCGTTACGAGGAAAATCCGCTCTTTGCCGCGGCGCCCACCACCATTCTGGGGTTTGCATCGCAATTCCCGCTGGAGAATGGGCAGATCGCCTTCACCGCCATCTCCCAGCAGCAACGCTCCTCGCTCAATCGTCCGCCCCTCGGCTTTGAGCCCGTAGGCTCGCTGGTGGCCGGCGTGACGGCGGCCCTGCAATGGGACGCGTCGGCGTTGACTTCGTTGCTCACCAAACTGCCCTTCACTCCGTCCAGCAGCCGCTCCCGCATTGCCTTTCAGGGCGAGTTTGCCATGAGCAAGCCACAGCCCAACGCGGCGGGGCAGGCGTACATTGAAAGCTTTGAAGGGGAGGCCGAACGGCAACTCCCCATGTCGGAAGCGGCCTGGTACTTTGGCTCCCGACCGGCGCTGGGCAACTCGCTGGCAGGGGTGGGGAGCAGCGTCTTCTCGCTCAATCGCGCCACCACCATGGCCTTCCAGAACAATGGCGTGGATGTGGGCGGCAACTTCGTCCAGTTCAACATTCAGCAGATCGACCCGGCGGTGCGCATTGTGGGCGGTGGCGTACTGCCAGCCGAACAATTGCTGTGGATGACGCTCTACCCACTGAAGACAGGTGGCATCTTCGACTTCGAGCCCGGGACCGCGAATCGTCGCTTCGCCTGGACCGTGGGCGACAACAGTCTGGCTGGCCCAACCCCTACCGGCCGGCGGTGGCGCTCCATGCGCACGATCCTCAGCCCCAGCGGTACCGATCTCTCCCGCATCGAAAACATCGAATTCTTTGCGCTGGTACGTAGCGAAGACAACAAAGTCCGACGCAATCCCACACTCATTTTCGATTTTGGCGACATCAGCGAAAACAGTGTGGCCTTTGCGCCGGAAACGCTTACGGTCAACGCACCGGTGCGGCCCGGACTGCCGGTGGACAGCACCTATCGGGGCAAACGATTCGTAGGGTACAACCGACTCGACAGCGAGCGTGATCCGCTCTCGCGCGCATTCAACGCGGTGGAGAACGACCGCGGGGTGGCTGGCGACGTTGCCGATACGCTGGTCGTGGTGAATCGCACCAGTGGCGCGCCGGTCGTTACCACGCAAAATCGGGTGCCCATTTGCACGCAGTCGCTGCAAGTCGTGCAGGTGCTGGGTGACAGTCGTGCCAATTGCACGGTGCGCAACAATCGCCTCGACGAAGAAGATATTGATCTCGACGGCCAGCTCAATCTGGACGCCAACGCCACTGAGCAGGAGCAGCTCAAGCGTTTCGTTGTGGACCTTGGCGACAAGCGCAATTGGACCCGCGTAGGTCGCTGCTATCAGCAGCGTGACTCTACCTCGGCAGGAGTCACCAGCGACTCGTTGTGCTGGGTGCAGGTCCGGCTCAATTGGCGTGCGCCAGCCGAGGAACTGAATACCCCCAATGATCGCCGCATGCGTGCCATGCGGCTCACCATGGTCTCCAGTGCGGCGGCCGCCGATGATGAGTTCAGCCGTATCGCACTCGCCCGTTTGCGGCTGGTCGGGGCGCCGTGGCTCAAGCGTGGTACTGAGCCGCTCTCGGGCGCCGCCGGTGATTCCGCCGGCACCGTCGGGGGGTACGTCGTGGCCAGTGTGGTGGGCACACTCGATTCCACGGCTACGCTGCCGTACTCCGCACCACCTGGGGTGGCCGAAGCTCCGGAGAACCGGCAGTCCGGCTACGAGAATCAACGCATTCAGGTGAATGAGCGCGCGCTGCGCCTGCAGACCGGCTTGCCCGGCCGGCAATTCCGCACTTACGACCGTGCTGAAGCGTTCTTCCGTTTCCCCGAGGGCACCAAGACGTTCATGGGGTATCGCACGCTCCGTCTCTGGATGCGCGGGCGTGGCAACGGCTGGGGTGAGAACGGAGAACTCAATGGCTACGTCAAGATCGGGCGCGACGAACACAACTTCTACATGTATCGCACGCCGGTGAACGCCGGCCCCAGCCAAAGCGATTGGCTCCCGGAAGTTCGCGTGGATCTCACGCGCTTTCAGATGCTGCGCGCACGATTGGAGAACGCGTTCCTGACCGGGAGCGCCGATTCGGTGCAATGCTCCGGCGCTGACCTGGAACTCATCAAGCGCTCCGGCAAACCGCGTGGCCTCGCTGTGCGTCGTTATGCGGTGTGCGAAGACGGGTACATCGTGTACAGCGCCGACCCGGCTGTCACGCCTCCCAATCTTGCCGGCGTGCAGGAGCTGGCCGTTGGTATGGTGCGCATGGATAGTGTGTCCCGTGGCGGCACCGGCATCATGGCAGGCGACACCCTTGAACTGTGGGTGAACGATGTCCGCCTCACCGATGTCGTGGACGACGTAGGCTTTGCCGGTGAAGTGGGCGTGAGCATGAACGCTGGCGATCTGGCCGACTTCCGTGTCAACCTGAGCCGGCGCGATCCCAACTTCCGACAGCTCAACGAAACCCCGTCGTTCCTCACCACCAGCGGGGTGAGTGTGGGGACTACGCTGCACCTCGAGCGAATGCTCCCGGCGCGGCTGGGTATCGCGCTCCCACTCACGGTCGATTACGCGTCCAGTGGCATAGACCAACTGTTCATCAATCGCTCGGATGTACGCGCCGAAGGTATTGATGGGCTGCGAAATCCCCGCGATCGACGGGTGAACTATTCGCTGTCATTGCGGCGCGTGGCCCCGCTGGAGAAGGGGTGGTATGCCCCGCTGGTGAATGGTCTGACACTGGGAGGAACATGGTCCACCTCCGGGTCGCAAAGTGCCTTCCAGGAACTCAGTACCAGTTCCTATGTCATGTCCGGTGGGCTCAACCTGGCCAGTGATATCCGCGAGAGCAAACTCCCTGGTTTCGTGGACGCCCTTTTCCGCCTGTTGCCACAGCGCCTGCGGCAGTCGGATGGCGTACGGGCGTTCCGCGAGCAGCGTATCCGCTGGTCGCCCACCGCTTTCCGTCTCAGTAGCTCGCTGGCTCGCAATTCCAACGCCACCACGTCGTTCACCAAAGCGGCCGCGTCGCTGACCGATACAGGGCAGGTCACCACCGGGCTCACGCACTTCTGGCAGAACAACGCGTCGCTGGAGTTCCGTCCCACCCCTACGCTCGCGGCCAGTGTTCAGGCGCGGCAACTGCTCGACCTGCGTGACTATCGTCTGGCGGAGGCACAGCCCGACAGCACCGACCGTGGACAGGCGGCATACGCCGAACGGCTATCGCTGCTGGGGAGCAACTTGGGGCTCGAGCGTGAACGCACTCTCACCTCCACCCTGAATTTTTCCCCTTCCACCATTTCGTGGCTGCGCCCACGCATCGACTTCACCAGCAACTTCACGCTCAACAAGGATCCCAACGCCCGCGCCCTGCTGCGTGAGCAGGATACGACGGGCGCCTTCCGGTTGCCCAAGCGTTTGGGGGCTGCGCAGTCGCTCAACCTCGGCACCACGCTCGATCTCGCCCGCTTTACGACGGCGCGCACACGCGAGCGGACACTCATGCGGCGCGTGGGTATGCTCTTCGCGCCTATCGACCTGCAGTGGCAACAGAGCCTCACCTCCAATTACGACAACACCGCCTTCATTCCCGGCTTTGGCTATCAGTTCGGTCTGGGTGGCGTGGACATGTTCCGCGGTCTCGACTCGCGGCTCGCCACCACAGCCGGTCGCCTGCGGCGGGGGACCCTCTCGGGGGCGCTCAATCTGCCCTTCTCGCTCACGGTGCAGTCGCGCGTGGAGAACGGCACCACGGAAACGTGGACACGGCGTACCCTCGACGGCTTCCAGGCGGTCATTACCAGCACGCAGATCGTGCGCCCCGACTTTACGGTGCGCTGGAGCTGGCGCCCCAACCGCCTCAAAAAGGTCATCTCACTGCTCAACGTGAACGGTCGCTATCTGGTCTCCGAGCAGGAAACCACCATCCCCAACGAAACCGGTGGTCTCGCCGACCGTAGCCGCCTAATTGCCCGCAGTCAGCCGCTCTCCACTACCATTACCTGGACGTTCCTCGGCAATCTGGCCACCAACGCCTCGCTCGACCGTCAGCGCCGAGAGGAATTACGCCCCGGAGCCGTGACCAGCGGCGATACCAAGCGCATGTCCTTCGATGTAACGCGCTCGTTCCGCCTGCCGAAGAAGTGGAACACCCGCAACGGTCAGATGCGCACGTCGCTGTCGTACCAGAGCGAAGAAAACTCCAGCATCGTGAATGGTACGTCGGTGAGCAATGGCGATGATGCCGCGGTGGCCCCGCAGACCAGCGTGCTCACCAACAACGGCCGGCGCGCCTTCAACCTGAACGCCAATACCGACCTGTCAGAACTGGTCAGCTTTACGCTCACCGGCAGCCGTATCATCAACTTCGACCGCAACTACAACCGCCAGACCTCAAACATCATCTTCTCGGCGGTGTTGCAGCTCCGCTTCTTTGCCGGCGAAATGCGGTAG
- a CDS encoding LptF/LptG family permease — protein MKLLTRYVIREHVGPLVFALSALTSLLMLQYVARQLANLAGKGLPWSAIGKFFVLSLPFTIAMTLPMAVLVATLYAFGRMAAEHEITAFKASGVRVRSLMAPVLLCALLLSLFMVWFNDQLLPRTNHALRILNNDIAKTKPTLALKDQVMNPITDQFFLRVARTDANTNRMYDVTIYDLRKGPERQTIYADSGLFLLDAAGENLQLQLYDGHAQEFVRGDARKLQRSFFRTQTVQLRGIVKQFEATKEDGYRGDREQTVCQMHQTYIENAKEFTRLRGDYMDNAGRLAGKGKLITVTRDRPKKEVLATFYCERLLGGLSSLLLPKKAKAQSVQLVKPDSGGTPADSGQQRDTGTVKVDTVAATTDTVPAPVVPAVATQDTMTVYQAAMNAAQQQLLAQREILDGLAVEIHKKFALSFACLVFVLFGPPIALRFPRGGVGVTIGVSIVVFGLYYVCLMGGEALADKGRLPAYVAMWIANVVFSLAGIALLWRVESTTDTSRGGGLRDWWADRKARQQLMKELAGTNTTSAAATA, from the coding sequence GTGAAGCTCCTTACCCGCTATGTCATCCGCGAGCACGTCGGCCCCCTCGTGTTCGCCCTGTCGGCCCTGACGTCGCTGCTCATGCTGCAGTACGTCGCGCGCCAGCTGGCCAATCTGGCCGGCAAAGGGCTGCCATGGTCCGCCATTGGCAAGTTTTTCGTGTTGTCCCTGCCCTTCACCATCGCCATGACGTTGCCGATGGCGGTGCTGGTGGCCACGCTGTACGCGTTCGGGCGCATGGCGGCGGAACACGAGATTACCGCGTTCAAGGCCAGTGGGGTGCGCGTACGTTCGCTCATGGCACCGGTGCTGCTGTGTGCCTTGCTGCTGTCGCTGTTCATGGTCTGGTTCAACGACCAGTTGCTGCCGCGCACCAATCATGCCTTGCGCATCCTGAACAACGACATCGCCAAGACCAAGCCCACATTGGCGCTCAAGGATCAGGTGATGAACCCCATTACCGACCAGTTCTTTTTGCGCGTGGCCCGTACCGATGCGAATACCAATCGCATGTACGACGTCACCATTTACGATCTGCGCAAAGGGCCGGAGCGACAGACGATCTACGCCGACAGCGGTCTGTTTCTGCTGGACGCAGCCGGTGAGAACCTGCAGTTGCAGCTGTACGATGGCCACGCCCAGGAATTTGTGCGGGGCGATGCCCGCAAACTGCAGCGGAGTTTCTTCCGCACTCAAACCGTGCAGCTGCGCGGCATTGTGAAGCAGTTTGAGGCCACCAAGGAAGATGGCTATCGCGGTGACCGCGAACAGACGGTGTGCCAGATGCACCAGACGTACATCGAGAACGCCAAGGAGTTCACGCGACTGCGTGGCGACTACATGGACAATGCAGGTCGGCTGGCCGGCAAGGGCAAGCTCATTACGGTGACCCGCGACCGTCCGAAGAAGGAAGTGCTGGCCACATTCTATTGCGAGCGCCTGCTGGGCGGGCTGTCGTCCTTGCTGCTCCCGAAGAAGGCGAAGGCGCAGTCGGTGCAGCTGGTCAAACCCGATTCGGGCGGAACGCCGGCCGATTCCGGGCAGCAGCGGGATACCGGCACGGTGAAGGTAGATACCGTAGCGGCAACGACGGACACGGTACCGGCGCCGGTCGTGCCGGCGGTGGCTACGCAGGACACCATGACGGTGTACCAGGCGGCCATGAATGCGGCCCAGCAGCAATTGCTGGCCCAGCGGGAAATTCTCGACGGTCTGGCCGTGGAGATTCACAAGAAGTTCGCCCTGTCGTTTGCCTGTCTCGTGTTCGTGCTCTTTGGGCCGCCCATTGCCCTGCGCTTTCCGCGCGGTGGCGTAGGGGTCACCATTGGCGTGAGCATCGTGGTGTTCGGGTTGTACTACGTGTGCCTCATGGGCGGGGAGGCCTTGGCCGACAAGGGACGGCTGCCAGCCTATGTGGCCATGTGGATTGCCAACGTGGTGTTTTCGCTGGCGGGCATCGCGCTGCTCTGGCGGGTGGAGAGCACCACCGATACTTCACGTGGCGGCGGCTTGCGTGACTGGTGGGCCGACCGGAAGGCGCGTCAGCAACTCATGAAGGAACTGGCCGGCACGAACACCACGTCCGCGGCGGCCACCGCATGA
- a CDS encoding LptF/LptG family permease — MSRRFITPLDKYIAGEFTRIFTVTIMGFPVLVFVIDLVDNLRKYQEKKLTAQALALSYLYWIPDTLFMILPAAVLFATVFSIGTFTRYSEITAAKASGISFYRFIAPILVMATLAMGLDLVFSEIAPPANAERIKLLAGKVQNAEDDRYNFAFASDRGRVYRIYTLSVRGKSVSDLEIEERGGPKRPGLLISAKRGDWHATRGWMLQSGVLHVIPNETADLAFSFDSLVDRGLKETPQELRANAREPEEMRFAELTQYIRALERSGADVNTLKVERMLKIAIPVTCLIIALFGAPLATSSQRGGAAYGIAVSLATTVFFLVLIQLTKAVGGKGLLPPETAAWIPNMLVGTFAIILMSRVRT; from the coding sequence ATGAGCCGACGTTTCATTACCCCGCTCGACAAATACATCGCCGGCGAGTTCACCCGCATCTTCACCGTCACGATCATGGGCTTTCCCGTGCTCGTGTTCGTGATTGATCTGGTGGACAACCTGCGCAAGTATCAGGAAAAGAAGCTCACCGCACAGGCGCTGGCGTTGAGTTACCTGTACTGGATCCCCGACACGCTGTTCATGATTCTGCCGGCGGCGGTGCTGTTTGCCACCGTGTTTTCCATTGGCACGTTTACGCGGTATTCAGAGATCACCGCGGCCAAGGCCTCCGGCATCAGCTTCTACCGATTCATTGCGCCCATTCTGGTCATGGCCACGCTGGCCATGGGGCTCGACCTGGTCTTCAGCGAAATCGCGCCGCCGGCCAACGCCGAACGCATCAAGCTGCTCGCGGGCAAGGTGCAGAACGCCGAAGATGACCGCTACAACTTTGCCTTTGCCAGCGACCGGGGGCGCGTGTACCGCATTTATACCCTCAGTGTGCGGGGCAAGTCGGTAAGCGACCTGGAAATCGAGGAGCGCGGGGGGCCCAAGCGCCCGGGGCTGCTCATTTCGGCCAAACGAGGCGATTGGCACGCGACTCGCGGATGGATGCTGCAGTCGGGGGTGCTGCACGTGATCCCCAACGAGACGGCCGATCTGGCCTTCAGCTTCGATTCGCTGGTGGACCGCGGGCTCAAGGAAACGCCACAGGAGCTCCGGGCCAACGCCCGGGAACCGGAAGAGATGCGGTTTGCCGAGCTGACCCAGTATATCCGGGCGCTGGAGCGGTCGGGGGCCGACGTAAACACGCTGAAAGTGGAGCGCATGCTGAAGATTGCGATCCCCGTAACGTGCCTGATCATTGCGCTGTTTGGCGCACCGCTGGCCACCAGTTCCCAGCGTGGCGGGGCGGCCTACGGTATTGCCGTCAGTCTCGCCACGACGGTGTTTTTTCTGGTGCTCATTCAGCTGACAAAGGCCGTCGGGGGCAAAGGGTTACTGCCGCCGGAGACTGCGGCGTGGATTCCCAACATGCTGGTCGGTACTTTTGCCATCATTCTGATGTCCCGTGTTCGTACCTGA
- a CDS encoding MlaE family ABC transporter permease, whose amino-acid sequence MPIDIAARAAQRRVRGTLRAFGKRAYFARDIVRGIRDPGTWVPEFIRQMRNIGVDSVPLAVIVAAFLGGVSAFQTRYQLFPGVQMSVVGLIVRQSIVLELGPLLTALVLTGRVGARMTAEIGTMRVTEQIDALETLSFDPVAYLALPRVLAALVMLPVLTVLANATAIFSAWLTLILATDVRTDDFLAGLRLAFTSFQVVYSLIKAFFFGAAISFVCSYEGYVTESGAEGVGRSTALAVVIASVCILVLDAIVAAVLAPFIQA is encoded by the coding sequence ATGCCTATTGATATTGCCGCAAGGGCAGCCCAGCGGCGCGTGCGCGGTACGCTGCGGGCGTTTGGCAAACGGGCGTACTTTGCCCGCGATATCGTCCGCGGGATCCGTGACCCGGGCACGTGGGTCCCGGAGTTCATCCGCCAAATGCGCAACATTGGCGTGGACTCGGTCCCGTTGGCGGTCATTGTGGCCGCCTTCCTTGGCGGTGTGTCGGCCTTTCAGACGCGCTATCAGCTGTTCCCGGGCGTGCAGATGTCGGTGGTAGGGCTCATTGTGCGCCAGTCCATTGTGCTGGAGCTGGGACCGCTGCTCACGGCGCTGGTGCTGACAGGGCGCGTCGGGGCACGCATGACGGCTGAGATAGGCACCATGCGTGTGACGGAACAGATCGATGCGCTCGAAACGCTCAGCTTCGACCCGGTGGCCTACCTGGCGCTTCCCCGGGTGCTGGCCGCGCTGGTGATGCTCCCCGTCCTCACGGTACTGGCCAACGCTACCGCCATTTTCAGCGCGTGGCTCACGCTCATTCTGGCCACCGACGTGCGGACCGATGACTTTCTGGCCGGCCTCCGGTTGGCGTTCACGTCGTTCCAGGTGGTGTACTCGCTCATCAAGGCGTTCTTCTTTGGTGCCGCGATTTCGTTTGTCTGCTCTTACGAAGGCTACGTGACGGAATCGGGGGCCGAGGGCGTTGGACGCTCCACGGCACTCGCGGTCGTCATTGCCTCTGTCTGTATCCTCGTGCTCGACGCGATCGTCGCGGCCGTGCTGGCTCCGTTCATCCAGGCATAA
- a CDS encoding MlaD family protein produces the protein MSTKRRDELLVGLLLLVGIAIALGGTIWIARGGLSKGYPMFSRFPWGAGLKQGQPVLLAGVQVGFVQGVELIPDGTIVVTYQVQDEFRIPEGTTASVEANGIFGDMLIALTPVKGVAGKMSEGDTIPTGIGSPSVAALLEKGDSIALNVRALSDEARTEFVEGGGVKDVRQTIADLTKLVAQLSSVTAEQSRQLTLTQAQLRKTLSSVDSAKVDSTLVNLRATSASFEKLSKDLAETNKNVQGLVTKVNSGPGTVGKLMNDPAVYARVDTLLARMDSLMIDIKANPRKYINLKIF, from the coding sequence ATGTCAACGAAACGACGCGACGAACTGCTGGTCGGCTTGCTCCTGCTGGTGGGCATTGCGATTGCCCTGGGGGGGACCATCTGGATTGCCCGCGGGGGCTTGTCCAAAGGCTATCCAATGTTCTCACGTTTCCCGTGGGGGGCAGGGCTCAAACAGGGACAGCCGGTACTATTGGCTGGCGTCCAGGTGGGGTTCGTGCAGGGCGTAGAACTCATTCCCGACGGCACCATCGTGGTGACGTATCAGGTACAGGATGAGTTTCGCATCCCCGAAGGCACCACGGCGTCGGTAGAGGCCAACGGCATCTTTGGTGACATGCTGATTGCTCTCACGCCGGTCAAAGGCGTCGCCGGCAAGATGTCGGAGGGCGACACGATTCCGACCGGGATCGGCTCACCGAGCGTGGCCGCGCTGCTGGAAAAAGGCGATTCGATTGCGCTGAACGTACGGGCACTCAGCGATGAGGCACGCACGGAATTTGTGGAAGGCGGCGGCGTGAAGGACGTGCGTCAAACCATTGCCGACCTGACGAAGCTGGTGGCGCAGCTGAGCAGCGTCACCGCCGAACAGTCGCGTCAGCTGACGCTGACGCAGGCGCAATTGCGGAAGACACTGAGCTCGGTCGATTCGGCCAAGGTGGATTCGACGCTCGTGAACCTGCGGGCCACGAGCGCCAGCTTCGAAAAACTTTCGAAGGATCTGGCCGAGACCAACAAGAACGTGCAGGGGCTGGTGACGAAGGTGAACAGCGGCCCGGGTACGGTGGGAAAGCTGATGAACGACCCGGCGGTATACGCGCGCGTGGATACGCTGCTGGCGCGGATGGACTCGTTGATGATTGATATCAAGGCGAATCCGAGGAAATACATCAACCTCAAGATTTTCTGA